The DNA sequence CGTGTCCTACTACGACTACTACCAGCCGGAGGCCTACGTCCCGCAGACGGACACCTTCATCGAGAAGGATTCCTCCATCAACGGCGAGGTGGAGCGCCTGCGGCACAGCGCCACGAACTCGCTGCTCACCCGCCGTGATACCGTCGTCGTGTCCTCGGTGTCCTGCATATACGGCCTCGGTACGCCCGAGGAGTACGTGGCCCGCATGATCGAGCTTGAGCGCGGCATGATTATCGACCGTGACGCGCTGCTGCGTCGCTTCGTCTCCATGCAGTACGTGCGCAACGACATGGCCTTCACGCGTGGCACTTTCCGTGTGCGCGGCGACACGATCGAAATCATCCCAGTGTACGAGGAACTCGCGATCCGCATCGAGATGTTCGGCGAAGAGATCGATTCCCTCGCCGTTCTCCACCCGCTGACCGGCGACGTGATCTCCGAGGTCGACCACACCTACCTGTTCCCGGCATCGCACTACGTGGCCGGCGAGGAACGCATGAAGAAAGCGATCGCGTCCATCGAGGACGAACTCGACGATCGGCTCGAGTGGTTCCGCGGCCAGAACAAGCTGCTTGAGGAGCAGCGTCTGCGCATGCGCACGACCTTCGACCTAGAGATGCTCAAGGAAATCGGGTCCTGCTCGGGCGTGGAGAACTACTCGCGGCATATCGACGGACGAGGCCCGGGCACGCCGCCGCACACGCTGCTGGACTACTTCCCCGACGATTTCCTGCTCATCATCGACGAGTCCCACGTCACCGTCCCGCAGATCGGCGCGATGTTTGAAGGCGACATGTCCCGTAAGCGCACCCTCGTCGACTACGGATTCCGCCTGCCGTCCGCGATGGACAACCGCCCCCTGAAGTGGGACGAGTTTACACAGCGCATCGGCCAGACCGTGTACCTGTCGGCCACGCCCGGCCCCTACGAGCTCGAGCGCTCCGATGGCGTCGTCGAGCAGATCATTCGCCCCACGGGCCTCGTTGACCCGCTCGTCGTCGTCAAACCCACGCAGGGGCAGATCGATGACCTGCTCGAGCAGGTGCGCGTGCGCGTCGAGCGCGACGAGCGCGTCCTGGTCACCACACTCACGAAGAAGATGGCCGAGGAACTCACCACCTACCTGGCCGAACGCGGAGTGAAGGTCGAGTACCTCCACTCTGATGTCGACACGCTGCGCCGCGTCGAGCTGCTGCGCGAGCTGCGCCTGGGAACCTTCGACGTGCTCGTCGGCATTAACCTTCTGCGTGAGGGCCTCGATCTGCCTGAGGTTTCTCTTGTGTCGATCCTTGACGCGGATAAGGAAGGCTTCCTGCGCTCTACCCGTTCGCTCATCCAGACGATCGGCCGCGCCGCCCGAAATGTGTCCGGTGAAGTCCACATGTACGCGGACAACATGACCGACTCGATGAACGAGGCTATCTCCGAGACGATGCGCCGCCGCGAGATCCAGATCGCCTACAACGAGGAACACGGGATTGACCCGCAGCCGCTGCGCAAGAAGATCGCGGACGTGACAGACATGCTGGCACGCGAGCAGGTCGACACTCAGACGCTCCTGGAGGGCGGCTACCGCAAGGAAAAGACCGCTCGTGAACGCTCCGAAAGCGCCGTAGGTGCCGGGTGCTCCGCGTCCTCCGGTGCGCGAGCCGAGGCCGAGCTCGCGGAACTCATCGAAGAGCTGTCTGCCCAGATGATGACCGCCGCCCAACACCTCCAATTCGAGGTTGCGGCGCGCCTGCGCGACGAAATCGAAGACCTCAAAAAGGAACTGCGTGCCATGAAGCGCGCCCACTGAGCGTGCCTTCCGGCCGGTGCAGCCGGGCATCAGAACCGCCCCTGCCTCGTTCGTCGGCGCCGGTAGAGATCGTCAAGGCGACAGACGCCACTTGTCATGAATCACCAAGGATCATTTTGTTCCGACTAGGATAGAGGCGTAAGCGGAGGGGAGTACTCCCACCAACAGTGGCGTCGTCATCACGACGGCCCGCCCACGCGGCGTGGCCTCCGGCGTCACCGGCCAGAATCCCTGGCGGGAGGAGACCTCCGGTACCCGACTCGTACCGGAGGACCCACGTATGCACGTGCACGCCCTTGCCTGGATTGTCCTGGCAGGCATCATCCTGACCATGATCGTCGTCGACATCGTCGGCCACGTTCGCACGCCCCACGAACCCACACTCAAGGAAGCCACCTGGTGGTCGGTTGCCTACATCGCGATCGCCCTCATCTTCGGTGCCATCGTCTGGGCCGTGTGGGGGCCGCAGTATGGCCAGGAATACCT is a window from the Schaalia odontolytica genome containing:
- the uvrB gene encoding excinuclease ABC subunit UvrB: MSAKPVTRQNKPFEVISPYTPSGDQPKAIRELAARIRDGEQDVVLMGATGTGKSATTAWLIEELQRPALVLEPNKTLAAQLAAEFRELLPNNAVEYFVSYYDYYQPEAYVPQTDTFIEKDSSINGEVERLRHSATNSLLTRRDTVVVSSVSCIYGLGTPEEYVARMIELERGMIIDRDALLRRFVSMQYVRNDMAFTRGTFRVRGDTIEIIPVYEELAIRIEMFGEEIDSLAVLHPLTGDVISEVDHTYLFPASHYVAGEERMKKAIASIEDELDDRLEWFRGQNKLLEEQRLRMRTTFDLEMLKEIGSCSGVENYSRHIDGRGPGTPPHTLLDYFPDDFLLIIDESHVTVPQIGAMFEGDMSRKRTLVDYGFRLPSAMDNRPLKWDEFTQRIGQTVYLSATPGPYELERSDGVVEQIIRPTGLVDPLVVVKPTQGQIDDLLEQVRVRVERDERVLVTTLTKKMAEELTTYLAERGVKVEYLHSDVDTLRRVELLRELRLGTFDVLVGINLLREGLDLPEVSLVSILDADKEGFLRSTRSLIQTIGRAARNVSGEVHMYADNMTDSMNEAISETMRRREIQIAYNEEHGIDPQPLRKKIADVTDMLAREQVDTQTLLEGGYRKEKTARERSESAVGAGCSASSGARAEAELAELIEELSAQMMTAAQHLQFEVAARLRDEIEDLKKELRAMKRAH